A region of Natribaculum luteum DNA encodes the following proteins:
- the hisD gene encoding histidinol dehydrogenase, whose protein sequence is MTIDVREIADLGPDERTAFFERDAGIDEVRGDVREIVDRVREEGDVAVRDFTRKFDGVEVGNLEITDRCERAYDEIDAAVREAIETAVENVREFHEQQVPDDWRREFDEGRELGRRFRPIDRAGVYVPGGTAAYPSSAIMGVVPAVVAGVDHVSVVTPPADEINPVTLAAIHAAGADVVYSVGGAQAIAALAYGTETITRVQKIVGPGNRWVTAAKAEVRGDVEIDFLAGPSEVVVVADETADPELVAAELVAQAEHDPNAAAVAVTDDADLAEAVADAVDRQTDDRERAEIVREALAGDGSGVLLARSMSEAILFTEEYAPEHLSIVADDDEAILERIDSAGSVFLGPHTPVAAGDYASGTNHVLPTNGGARVVGGLSVETFVRSTTVQRLSADGLADLADTITTLADAEGLEAHAESVRKRVDED, encoded by the coding sequence ATGACCATCGACGTGCGGGAGATCGCCGACCTCGGCCCCGACGAGCGGACCGCGTTCTTCGAACGCGACGCCGGCATCGACGAGGTCCGCGGCGACGTCCGCGAGATCGTCGACCGCGTTCGCGAGGAGGGCGACGTGGCCGTCCGCGACTTCACTCGAAAGTTCGACGGCGTCGAAGTCGGCAACCTCGAGATCACCGACCGGTGTGAGCGGGCCTACGACGAGATCGACGCGGCCGTCCGCGAGGCGATCGAGACGGCAGTCGAGAACGTCCGCGAGTTCCACGAACAGCAGGTTCCCGATGACTGGCGACGCGAGTTCGACGAGGGGCGCGAACTCGGGCGGCGGTTCCGGCCGATCGACCGCGCCGGCGTCTACGTCCCCGGCGGCACCGCGGCGTACCCCTCGAGTGCGATCATGGGAGTCGTGCCGGCGGTCGTCGCGGGCGTCGACCACGTCTCCGTCGTGACGCCGCCGGCCGACGAGATCAACCCGGTGACGCTGGCGGCGATTCACGCAGCGGGTGCCGACGTCGTCTACAGCGTCGGCGGCGCACAGGCGATCGCCGCGCTCGCCTACGGGACCGAGACGATCACGCGCGTCCAGAAGATCGTCGGTCCCGGAAACCGGTGGGTGACCGCGGCGAAAGCCGAGGTGCGAGGCGACGTCGAGATCGACTTCCTCGCCGGGCCGAGCGAGGTCGTCGTCGTGGCAGACGAGACGGCAGATCCCGAACTGGTCGCCGCGGAACTCGTCGCGCAGGCCGAACACGACCCGAACGCCGCCGCCGTCGCCGTTACCGACGACGCAGACCTCGCCGAGGCCGTCGCCGACGCGGTCGACCGACAGACCGACGACCGGGAACGCGCCGAGATCGTCCGCGAAGCGCTTGCAGGCGACGGGAGCGGCGTCCTCCTCGCCCGATCGATGAGCGAGGCGATCCTCTTCACCGAGGAGTACGCGCCCGAACACCTCTCGATCGTGGCCGACGACGACGAGGCGATCCTGGAACGGATCGACAGCGCAGGCAGCGTCTTCCTCGGCCCACACACGCCGGTCGCCGCGGGCGACTACGCCAGCGGGACCAACCACGTCCTCCCGACCAACGGCGGCGCACGCGTCGTCGGCGGCCTCTCCGTCGAGACGTTCGTCCGGTCGACGACGGTCCAGCGGCTCTCGGCGGACGGACTCGCGGACCTCGCCGACACGATCACGACGCTGGCCGACGCCGAGGGACTCGAGGCCCACGCCGAGAGCGTCCGCAAGCGCGTCGACGAGGACTGA
- a CDS encoding nicotinate phosphoribosyltransferase: protein MSTEFGHVTPDNLALFTDLYELRMMQAYHEQGHNPTATFSLFFRDLPPDRGYMLAAGLEQAVHYVENVTFGDRAIEYLAEQGFDDEFLAHLEDFEFTGEVRALPEGTPVFANEPLLEVTAPILQAQLLETAVINQIGYQTLIATKAMRMRDVIEREGDGQQLVDFGSRRAHGTDAGVKAARAAYVGGFDGTSNVAAGELFDVPVYGTMAHSWVQSFEDELESFETFVDEYGADSILLIDTYDTVNGAKITKEIVEERGVDVRGVRLDSGDLAALSKEVDEVIPEVDQFISSGIDEYAIREFLASDGVGSGFGPGTALVTSTDAPKVEGVYKLVAVERDGEMQPTMKLSTGKVTYPGAKSVRRTTDGDRFTGDVVGLRDEDLPGDELLVTVVEDGDRVYDFPDLETVRATAVENVGRLPEEHRQLEDPDPYEVRISDGLDEQTEDLQRTLEGRLPD from the coding sequence ATGTCGACGGAGTTCGGCCACGTCACCCCCGACAATCTGGCGCTGTTTACCGACCTGTACGAGTTGCGAATGATGCAGGCCTACCACGAACAGGGGCACAATCCGACAGCGACGTTCAGCCTGTTCTTCCGTGACCTGCCGCCCGACCGCGGCTACATGCTCGCCGCTGGCCTCGAGCAGGCCGTCCACTACGTCGAGAACGTTACGTTCGGCGATCGCGCGATCGAATACCTGGCCGAACAGGGGTTCGACGACGAGTTCCTCGCCCACCTCGAGGACTTCGAGTTCACCGGCGAGGTTCGCGCACTCCCGGAGGGGACGCCCGTGTTCGCGAACGAACCGCTGCTCGAGGTCACGGCACCGATCCTCCAGGCGCAACTGCTCGAGACGGCCGTCATCAACCAGATCGGCTACCAGACGCTCATCGCGACGAAAGCGATGCGGATGCGCGACGTGATCGAGCGCGAGGGAGACGGCCAGCAACTGGTCGACTTCGGGTCGCGACGAGCACACGGCACCGACGCGGGGGTCAAAGCTGCCCGGGCCGCGTACGTCGGCGGCTTCGACGGCACGTCGAACGTCGCCGCCGGGGAACTGTTCGACGTCCCGGTGTACGGGACGATGGCTCACTCGTGGGTCCAGAGTTTCGAGGACGAACTCGAGTCGTTCGAGACGTTCGTCGACGAGTACGGCGCGGACAGCATCCTGCTGATCGACACCTACGACACGGTCAACGGCGCGAAGATCACGAAGGAGATAGTCGAGGAGCGGGGCGTCGACGTCCGCGGCGTTCGGCTGGATTCGGGCGACCTCGCCGCGCTTTCGAAGGAAGTCGACGAGGTGATCCCGGAGGTCGACCAGTTCATCTCCTCGGGGATCGACGAGTACGCGATCCGTGAGTTCCTCGCCAGCGACGGCGTCGGATCGGGGTTCGGCCCGGGGACCGCACTCGTGACGAGCACGGACGCGCCGAAAGTCGAGGGCGTCTACAAACTCGTCGCCGTCGAACGCGACGGCGAGATGCAGCCGACGATGAAACTCTCGACGGGCAAGGTGACCTACCCGGGTGCAAAGAGCGTGCGACGGACGACGGACGGCGATCGGTTCACGGGCGACGTCGTCGGCCTTCGAGACGAGGACCTCCCCGGCGACGAACTGCTCGTCACCGTCGTCGAAGATGGCGACCGCGTCTACGACTTCCCGGACCTCGAGACCGTCCGGGCCACCGCCGTCGAGAACGTCGGCCGACTCCCCGAGGAACATCGACAACTCGAGGATCCCGACCCCTACGAGGTTCGCATTAGCGACGGTCTCGACGAACAGACCGAGGACCTCCAGCGGACGCTCGAGGGTCGGCTCCCCGATTGA
- a CDS encoding DUF6789 family protein: MTRGLVEMTLLLTILSSCLLLVIYARRRQVSAQPDGGYPVIGERGVSVSTARAEAVRWLMTTNHREIGLLYIAFGTVAALWGGVDAMMMRTHLLTPAADIWTEQTYNELFTMHGLTMLIFFVAPVFFGIGNYFLPLLIGADDMAFPRLNAVGFWMLPPALVLARLGILAEVTGKVLSLVVPSEWISFLLALREPAIGWTLYPPLSSATPDPQINFLLLGLHLSGIATTIAAINFIVTIAYERADDVGWGDLDIFSWNMLVTSGIALFAFPLLGSALLMLLFDRNFGTTFFATEGGSPILWQHLFWFWGHPEVYIIFLPATGLMSLILPKFVGRHLFGFKFIVYSTFAIGVLSFGVWAHHMFTTGIDPRVRASFMATSVAIAVPSAIKVFNWITTMWNGNVKLAAPTILCVGGIGMFIYGGITGVFLAVIPVDIIYHDTYYVVGHFHLILMGIIPLMMFAASYYWYPILARRMYDRRLAIFQATLLVAGSALTFATLVVIGFLELPRRYATYPPEFVPLQVVATVGSYLIGLSVLLWLYNMLWSYFQGDPLENADPWDLKSTGQFTREWQWLEDKLERERGIEPVEPEEVRPSYVPPTEVEKTFSQQLLEVGRRVGSNAIVGAAGGLVGTLLMSGVLFVAVIIGVFDLVSFADLAGLVGLSANVGLGYLVFLVGGMTVWPLLFLTLGEYLPGELNLVTGLGYATVISTGFAIAFYAGQTDLELVGYLVFTLVAHWTYGLGLAGTLEYLGVYRSPRRRSHEQD, from the coding sequence ATGACCCGGGGGCTCGTCGAGATGACGCTGCTGTTGACCATCCTCTCGAGCTGTCTCTTGCTCGTGATCTACGCTCGTCGCCGGCAGGTGTCGGCCCAGCCGGACGGTGGGTATCCGGTCATCGGCGAGCGCGGGGTGTCCGTCTCGACGGCGCGTGCGGAGGCCGTGCGCTGGCTGATGACGACGAACCACCGGGAGATCGGCCTGCTCTACATCGCCTTTGGCACCGTCGCGGCGCTGTGGGGCGGGGTCGACGCGATGATGATGCGGACCCACCTGCTGACGCCCGCGGCCGACATCTGGACCGAGCAAACGTACAACGAACTGTTCACCATGCACGGGCTGACGATGCTCATCTTCTTCGTCGCGCCCGTCTTCTTCGGCATCGGGAACTACTTCCTCCCGCTTTTGATCGGCGCCGACGATATGGCCTTTCCCCGACTGAACGCGGTCGGGTTCTGGATGCTCCCGCCTGCGCTCGTGCTCGCCCGGCTGGGGATCCTCGCCGAGGTGACCGGCAAGGTGCTCTCGCTGGTCGTTCCGTCGGAGTGGATCTCGTTCCTGCTGGCCCTTCGCGAACCGGCGATCGGCTGGACGCTGTATCCGCCGCTCTCGTCTGCGACGCCGGACCCACAGATCAACTTCCTCCTGCTCGGACTGCACCTGAGTGGCATCGCGACGACGATCGCGGCGATCAACTTCATCGTCACGATCGCCTACGAGCGCGCCGACGACGTCGGCTGGGGCGACCTCGACATCTTCTCGTGGAACATGCTCGTGACCAGCGGTATCGCACTCTTTGCGTTCCCGCTGCTCGGCAGCGCCCTGCTGATGTTACTCTTCGATCGCAACTTCGGGACGACGTTCTTCGCGACCGAAGGCGGCAGTCCGATCCTCTGGCAACACCTGTTCTGGTTCTGGGGCCACCCCGAGGTGTACATAATCTTCCTTCCTGCGACAGGGCTGATGAGTCTCATCTTGCCGAAGTTCGTCGGCCGTCACCTCTTTGGCTTCAAGTTCATCGTCTACTCCACGTTCGCGATCGGGGTCCTCTCGTTCGGCGTGTGGGCACACCACATGTTCACGACGGGAATCGATCCCCGCGTCCGTGCGAGTTTCATGGCGACGTCGGTCGCCATCGCCGTCCCGAGCGCGATCAAGGTGTTCAACTGGATCACGACCATGTGGAACGGCAACGTCAAGCTCGCGGCGCCGACCATCCTCTGTGTCGGCGGTATCGGCATGTTCATCTACGGCGGCATCACCGGCGTCTTCCTCGCCGTGATCCCCGTCGACATCATCTACCACGACACGTACTACGTCGTCGGTCACTTCCACCTCATCCTCATGGGCATCATCCCGCTGATGATGTTCGCGGCGAGTTACTACTGGTATCCGATACTCGCCAGGCGAATGTACGACCGTCGACTTGCGATCTTTCAAGCTACCCTCCTCGTTGCTGGTTCCGCACTCACCTTCGCGACGCTCGTCGTCATCGGCTTCCTCGAGTTGCCGCGCCGTTATGCCACCTATCCGCCGGAGTTCGTTCCGCTGCAGGTCGTCGCGACGGTCGGCTCCTACCTCATCGGACTCAGCGTCCTGTTGTGGTTGTACAACATGCTCTGGTCGTATTTTCAGGGTGATCCGCTCGAGAACGCCGATCCCTGGGATCTCAAGTCGACGGGCCAGTTCACCCGCGAGTGGCAGTGGCTCGAGGACAAACTCGAGCGCGAGCGTGGGATCGAGCCGGTCGAACCCGAGGAGGTCCGTCCCTCGTACGTCCCGCCGACGGAAGTCGAGAAGACGTTCTCACAGCAGCTACTCGAAGTTGGACGGCGCGTCGGAAGCAACGCGATCGTGGGGGCTGCCGGCGGTCTCGTCGGAACGCTCCTCATGTCGGGCGTGCTGTTCGTCGCCGTCATCATCGGCGTTTTCGATCTCGTCTCGTTCGCCGATCTCGCCGGACTCGTCGGCCTGTCAGCAAACGTCGGACTCGGCTACCTGGTCTTCCTCGTCGGCGGGATGACGGTCTGGCCGCTGCTCTTTCTCACTCTCGGCGAGTACCTGCCGGGCGAACTCAACCTCGTCACCGGGCTCGGATACGCGACCGTCATCTCCACCGGGTTCGCCATCGCGTTCTACGCCGGTCAGACGGACCTCGAGTTAGTCGGCTACCTCGTGTTCACTCTCGTTGCCCACTGGACGTACGGCCTCGGGCTCGCCGGCACGCTCGAGTACCTCGGCGTGTACAGATCACCCCGTCGGAGGAGTCATGAGCAGGACTGA
- a CDS encoding bacteriorhodopsin, protein MATVGPESIWLWIGTIGMTIGTLYFIGRGRNVTDRKMQEFYVITIFITTIAAAMYLLMATGTGVTTVTVDGEPLTIYWARYADWIFTTPLLLLDLALLAGANRNTIATLIGLDVFMIGTGTIAALETVGAYRILWWGISTGALLALLYILVGTLSRSAADKPAEVRQLFTTLRNLVIALWLLYPIVWIVGTEGTLELIPLYWETAAFMVLDLSAKVGFGFLLLRSRSVLERATSPAGVPA, encoded by the coding sequence ATGGCCACAGTAGGCCCCGAATCGATATGGCTTTGGATCGGTACGATCGGAATGACGATCGGTACGCTGTACTTTATCGGCAGAGGGCGGAACGTCACCGATCGAAAGATGCAGGAGTTCTACGTCATCACGATCTTCATCACGACGATCGCTGCGGCGATGTACCTCCTGATGGCGACGGGAACCGGCGTCACGACGGTTACCGTCGACGGTGAGCCCCTGACGATCTACTGGGCGCGGTACGCCGACTGGATCTTCACGACGCCGCTTTTGTTGCTCGACCTCGCGCTGCTCGCCGGCGCGAACCGGAACACGATCGCGACGCTGATCGGCCTCGACGTGTTCATGATCGGGACCGGAACCATCGCGGCGCTCGAGACCGTCGGCGCCTATCGGATCCTCTGGTGGGGCATCAGCACTGGCGCACTGCTCGCCCTGCTGTACATCCTCGTCGGCACGCTCTCGCGCTCGGCCGCCGACAAGCCGGCAGAGGTTCGCCAGCTGTTCACCACGCTCCGGAACCTGGTGATCGCCCTCTGGTTGCTGTATCCGATCGTCTGGATCGTCGGCACCGAGGGCACCCTCGAGCTCATCCCGCTGTACTGGGAGACCGCCGCGTTCATGGTGCTCGATCTCTCCGCGAAGGTGGGCTTCGGGTTCCTCCTGCTGCGGAGCCGGTCCGTGCTCGAGCGGGCGACGAGTCCCGCCGGAGTCCCGGCCTGA
- the coxB gene encoding cytochrome c oxidase subunit II: MRRRSLLVVATALLCTLWLSSPVAAQATNRDLIDGLNFQLLYVALPLSLFVLIILVYAAVTFHDNDDPRPTTEDPALEITWTAATAIILLFVGVSGYSVLVSPYVSPAQPTDFAGDEAERGLESLPDTDDEEVRVLAYRWGWEATYPDANVTTRDEIVVPVDEDVTIWLTSDDVIHSLFVSDLGIKQDAFPNEYTRIRTHVYEPGEYDATCTEFCGAGHSRMRATVVALEPEEYEQWLEENADSANATAPSVSG, from the coding sequence ATGCGACGTCGTTCGCTACTCGTGGTCGCGACGGCCCTGCTCTGTACGCTCTGGCTCAGTTCTCCCGTCGCCGCCCAGGCCACGAACCGCGATCTCATCGACGGGCTCAACTTTCAGCTCCTGTACGTCGCGCTCCCGCTCTCGCTTTTCGTCCTGATAATCCTCGTCTACGCCGCCGTCACGTTCCACGACAACGACGACCCGAGACCGACGACCGAAGATCCGGCACTCGAGATCACCTGGACGGCCGCGACCGCGATCATCCTGCTTTTCGTCGGCGTCTCCGGCTACTCCGTGCTCGTGAGCCCGTACGTCTCGCCGGCACAGCCGACCGACTTCGCTGGCGACGAGGCGGAACGGGGGCTCGAGTCGTTGCCCGACACCGACGACGAGGAGGTCCGCGTCCTCGCGTATCGGTGGGGCTGGGAAGCGACCTACCCCGACGCGAACGTGACGACTCGCGACGAGATCGTCGTCCCGGTCGACGAGGACGTGACGATCTGGCTGACGTCCGACGACGTCATCCACTCGCTTTTCGTCTCGGATCTGGGTATCAAACAGGACGCTTTCCCTAACGAGTACACACGGATCAGGACCCACGTCTACGAACCCGGCGAGTACGACGCCACGTGTACGGAGTTCTGTGGCGCGGGCCACTCGAGGATGCGCGCCACTGTCGTCGCGCTCGAACCCGAGGAGTACGAGCAGTGGCTCGAGGAGAACGCCGACTCGGCGAACGCGACCGCGCCGTCGGTCTCCGGGTGA